One segment of Neobacillus endophyticus DNA contains the following:
- a CDS encoding sensor histidine kinase — MILVPVLFAVITALLVALLFKGDIKELLNIYLPPEHHYQISGKDRLYIQLQKNILKNPGLFLNESYIKQIDHRLNSTGDTELVVRKGQKVIYLSPELKGMDTGELPAFGLYGDVDPFEKLNNQFVSIKKLDFYFPDDSEGSLFIITNANSFAKFVRSSFPILFIGLIIILILTNGLLTYFVSKSIIRPIRDLQKAAKRMKEGDLSIPIKVRSKDELGQLAQGFEEMRIRLNDSIEKQIAYEENRKELIANISHDLKTPITTIKGYVEGIRDGVANSPEKMDRYIQTIFTKARDLDRMIDELFLYSKLDLQRLPFLFEKINFDHYLEDYVEELRFDVAEKQVEIQLIIEKGDYLIVGDREHLKRVITNIVDNSLKYIDKEHKKLSFHLSSLPTHLLFKLSDNGPGISSENLKLIFDRFYRADQARGTEKGGSGLGLSIAKRIIEEHHGSIWAESESGMGTTILFTLKKAGEQSEKNLNN, encoded by the coding sequence ATGATCCTTGTGCCAGTTTTATTTGCAGTTATAACAGCATTGCTAGTGGCACTTTTATTTAAAGGAGATATAAAAGAATTACTGAATATATACTTGCCGCCCGAGCATCATTACCAAATTTCGGGAAAGGATCGACTTTACATTCAATTGCAAAAAAATATATTAAAAAATCCTGGATTGTTCCTAAATGAATCCTATATAAAACAGATTGATCATCGGCTAAATAGCACTGGTGATACAGAATTGGTGGTAAGAAAAGGACAAAAAGTCATTTACTTGTCTCCAGAACTAAAAGGAATGGATACAGGTGAACTTCCTGCATTTGGATTATATGGTGATGTCGATCCATTTGAGAAACTTAATAATCAATTTGTTTCAATAAAAAAACTGGACTTTTACTTCCCAGATGATAGTGAAGGGTCTCTTTTCATTATTACGAATGCAAATAGCTTTGCTAAATTTGTCAGGTCTTCGTTCCCGATTTTATTTATCGGTCTTATTATCATTTTAATTCTGACGAACGGTCTGCTGACATATTTTGTATCGAAAAGCATCATCCGCCCGATTCGGGATTTACAAAAGGCTGCAAAACGAATGAAAGAAGGGGACTTGTCGATACCTATAAAGGTCAGATCAAAGGATGAGCTGGGTCAGCTTGCCCAGGGCTTTGAGGAAATGAGAATCAGACTGAACGATTCCATTGAAAAGCAAATAGCTTATGAGGAGAACCGTAAAGAGCTTATTGCCAATATATCACATGATTTGAAAACACCCATTACCACCATCAAAGGCTATGTAGAGGGAATCCGTGATGGAGTAGCCAATAGCCCTGAGAAGATGGATAGGTACATTCAAACGATTTTTACCAAAGCTAGAGATCTAGACCGGATGATTGATGAATTATTTTTGTATTCGAAATTGGATTTACAACGGCTTCCGTTTTTGTTTGAGAAAATAAATTTTGACCATTACCTGGAAGATTATGTGGAGGAACTCCGCTTTGATGTGGCTGAAAAGCAGGTTGAGATTCAATTAATCATTGAAAAAGGTGATTATTTAATTGTTGGAGACCGGGAACATTTAAAGAGGGTCATAACGAATATTGTTGATAATTCATTAAAATATATTGATAAAGAACATAAAAAGCTTTCCTTTCATTTATCTTCATTACCAACACATTTATTGTTCAAATTAAGTGATAATGGTCCGGGAATATCGAGTGAAAACTTAAAGTTGATTTTTGATCGTTTTTATCGTGCTGATCAAGCAAGAGGAACTGAAAAAGGAGGCAGTGGACTGGGGCTGTCAATTGCAAAGAGAATCATTGAGGAGCATCATGGTTCCATTTGGGCAGAAAGTGAATCCGGAATGGGGACTACCATCCTTTTTACGTTGAAAAAAGCAGGTGAACAAAGTGAAAAGAATCTTAATAATTGA
- a CDS encoding polysaccharide deacetylase family protein: protein MVLFIFSALILIVILYTILPFLLSFGFHFKVLRQGSDPHKMALTFDDGPHPVYTPILLDLLKEHQVKATFFVVGSRAEKYPELIIRMKEEGHLIGIHNYIHRSNWLMFPWTVREGINRTAKILENLTGDRSVYYRPPWGLLNLGDFFLLNPYRIILWSVMAEDWKSTGGSDKIKRKLLAKVSGGSVVLLHDCGDTPGADQDAPQNTIHALKDVIPIIMERGYQFVRIDEWK from the coding sequence ATGGTATTATTCATTTTTTCTGCATTGATCTTAATCGTTATCTTGTATACCATTTTACCTTTTCTTTTATCATTTGGCTTCCATTTTAAGGTGCTTCGGCAAGGATCCGATCCTCACAAAATGGCCTTAACTTTTGACGATGGACCACATCCGGTCTATACTCCAATATTGTTGGATTTATTAAAAGAGCATCAGGTTAAGGCAACTTTTTTTGTTGTAGGATCAAGGGCAGAAAAGTATCCGGAATTAATTATTAGGATGAAAGAAGAAGGCCATCTAATCGGAATCCATAATTATATTCATCGCTCAAATTGGCTTATGTTTCCATGGACCGTTCGTGAAGGAATAAATAGAACTGCGAAAATTCTGGAAAATCTAACTGGGGATCGATCAGTTTATTATCGACCTCCTTGGGGCTTGTTAAATCTTGGTGATTTTTTTCTTTTAAACCCATACCGCATTATCCTTTGGTCTGTTATGGCTGAAGATTGGAAAAGTACGGGCGGAAGTGATAAAATTAAGAGAAAGCTTTTGGCCAAAGTGTCTGGCGGGTCTGTCGTTCTTTTACATGATTGTGGTGATACACCTGGGGCAGATCAAGATGCACCTCAAAACACCATTCATGCTTTAAAGGATGTTATACCAATCATAATGGAGCGGGGTTATCAGTTTGTCAGAATCGATGAATGGAAATGA
- a CDS encoding MGDG synthase family glycosyltransferase, whose protein sequence is MKMNEKDKILILSAGFGDGHKQVANAIGEAVELSLPNVEPINLDIMEWLHPHLYPLSTFVYKRVIKNFPQFYSYLYKRTRERNPLSIKLHTLFTLGMGSMLEIIREINPTAVVSTYPFAAGIMSKLKEQGLIDIPIVTVITDFTDHSYWLHPYTDQYIVGSEEVMQRLISLGIDSEKINYTGIPVRPKFTTSQPRELLARKYDLDPNQFTILIMGGGDGFIGKGVSTFQSLEQLPSGTQFIIICGRNKKLRKQLEEELKGTKHTFRIMGYCENVQELMAVSDLMISKPGGVTTSEAMAMELPLFIYRPLPGQEEDNARYLVKLGLAILVENEHDLVCKIGMALSDEQILKSMKQRSRIYQNKTSAIEALNVVVRSINRMKKERSYSYDRIQVNEVDLPAYLPLTAEHSYRN, encoded by the coding sequence ATGAAAATGAATGAAAAAGATAAAATTCTTATACTCTCAGCCGGATTTGGCGATGGACATAAACAAGTAGCAAATGCCATTGGGGAAGCAGTTGAACTTTCTCTGCCAAATGTCGAACCGATTAATTTGGATATCATGGAATGGCTGCATCCACATTTATACCCTTTAAGTACGTTTGTTTATAAAAGAGTCATTAAAAATTTCCCGCAGTTCTATAGTTATTTGTACAAAAGGACAAGAGAACGAAATCCTTTGTCGATTAAATTGCATACTCTGTTCACACTAGGGATGGGTTCGATGCTGGAAATTATCAGGGAAATTAATCCGACAGCAGTGGTCAGCACATACCCTTTTGCGGCCGGCATCATGTCAAAACTAAAGGAGCAGGGATTGATCGATATTCCGATTGTGACAGTTATCACAGATTTCACCGATCATTCATATTGGCTCCACCCCTATACAGATCAATATATCGTGGGTTCTGAAGAAGTGATGCAGCGACTAATCTCTTTAGGAATTGACTCAGAAAAAATCAATTACACTGGTATTCCGGTCCGGCCAAAATTTACGACATCACAGCCCCGTGAACTTCTTGCTCGGAAATATGATCTAGACCCTAATCAATTTACAATTCTGATTATGGGCGGCGGCGATGGTTTTATCGGAAAAGGTGTATCGACTTTTCAATCGTTGGAACAGCTGCCTTCAGGAACACAATTCATTATTATTTGCGGACGTAATAAGAAACTGCGAAAACAACTGGAAGAAGAATTAAAGGGTACCAAACATACTTTCAGAATAATGGGGTATTGTGAAAATGTTCAAGAACTAATGGCGGTATCTGATTTAATGATCTCAAAGCCAGGTGGGGTAACTACATCGGAGGCTATGGCCATGGAGCTGCCTTTGTTCATCTATCGGCCGCTTCCAGGACAGGAAGAAGATAATGCACGCTATTTAGTTAAATTAGGACTTGCGATTCTTGTGGAAAATGAGCATGATTTAGTATGTAAAATTGGGATGGCTTTAAGTGATGAGCAAATTTTAAAGTCCATGAAACAACGTTCAAGGATTTATCAAAATAAGACTTCAGCAATTGAAGCATTAAACGTTGTCGTTCGGTCCATCAATCGGATGAAGAAAGAACGCAGTTATTCATATGATAGAATCCAGGTAAATGAAGTAGACCTGCCAGCGTATTTACCCCTAACGGCGGAGCATTCATATAGAAATTAA
- a CDS encoding phosphatase PAP2 family protein, whose amino-acid sequence MNFKLQLVLAFMISVICIVGFSLISLLISDHKIISFDQTVIANIQGMESPRLTSLMKLLTFIGSTPFVIILSIGLIFFLYKVLHHRLELILFIGAIIGTGALNDILKHVFHRTRPHLHRLIEATGYSFPSGHAMSAFSVYVMITFLLWRHIPSKWGRSLLIIFSTFMILGIGISRIYLGVHYPSDIIGGYLASGFWLTVAIWFFQYYKEKSYNKRYNRGK is encoded by the coding sequence ATGAATTTCAAATTGCAACTTGTGCTGGCTTTTATGATAAGCGTCATCTGTATCGTCGGGTTCAGTTTGATCTCATTGTTGATTAGTGATCACAAAATCATAAGCTTTGATCAAACGGTTATTGCCAACATACAGGGGATGGAATCACCAAGATTGACAAGTTTGATGAAGTTGTTAACCTTTATTGGTTCAACTCCATTTGTTATTATACTTAGCATTGGTCTAATCTTTTTCTTATATAAAGTATTGCACCACCGCTTAGAGCTCATTTTGTTTATTGGCGCGATCATTGGTACCGGAGCATTAAATGATATTTTAAAACATGTTTTTCATCGGACACGGCCGCACCTCCACCGACTGATTGAGGCAACAGGATATAGTTTTCCAAGCGGTCATGCGATGAGTGCATTTAGCGTTTATGTTATGATTACCTTTTTACTTTGGCGACATATTCCGAGCAAATGGGGAAGAAGTTTACTGATCATTTTTAGTACATTTATGATTTTGGGGATTGGGATCAGCCGGATTTATTTAGGGGTTCATTATCCGAGTGATATTATCGGCGGATATTTGGCTAGCGGTTTTTGGCTAACAGTTGCCATTTGGTTTTTTCAATATTATAAGGAAAAGAGTTATAATAAGAGATATAATAGGGGAAAATGA
- a CDS encoding peptidoglycan D,D-transpeptidase FtsI family protein has protein sequence MDKHKEKKSHLPFRLNVLFFTVFLLFSSLILRLGFVQIVYGENYKRALDRKEDFTVTNPVPRGKMYDRNNRVIVDNLPRKAIVFTNEGFSQNDMLETAKKLAKLIDKKTDKVTERDKRDFWILLNPERANTKITKQELKLFSDNKLTDNDLYRLKVERITPQELQELSKDDLEVLAIYRIFSSGYKFTTQMIKNEGVTDKEFAVVSENLPELPGVDTTTDWERTYPFENTLKTVLGNVDEGLPADQINYYLTRGYNRNDRVGKSQLENQYEDVLRGIKSKVKNITDKTGTVIETLPIYKGKKGNDLVLSIDMDLQKAVDRIIEEELWKLKRLPGTYLTDRAYVVLMNPHTGEVLAMSGKKISRDKGTGKSIMEDDALGTFTTTYNVGSTVKGATILTGYKTGAISVGTIFDDAGIKIKDTPLKKSYEYLGTLNEIDALKKSSNVYMFRTAIRIGNGHYEYDKPLRLDTDAFDTIRNSFAAFGLGSRTGIDLPNEQTGFKGGSRLPGYLLDLVIGQYDTYSTMQLAQYVSTIANGGNRMQVHVVKQIRHPVDSKESIGPVARDINPTVINTIDAKRNWIYRVQAGFKKVMQEPGGTAYKYFTGASYSPAGKTGTAEAFYDGPLRSRYGKEPPPVMNLSLVSYAPSSNPEVAMAVLVPWAFQGKEDNKANLKIGRRVLDTYFQMKRKPS, from the coding sequence ATGGATAAGCATAAGGAGAAAAAATCCCATCTACCTTTCCGATTAAACGTGCTATTTTTTACTGTCTTTTTGTTATTTTCTTCTTTAATCTTAAGGCTTGGTTTTGTTCAAATCGTTTATGGCGAAAATTATAAAAGAGCATTGGATCGAAAAGAGGATTTTACTGTCACTAATCCAGTTCCACGGGGGAAAATGTATGATCGAAACAACCGTGTCATTGTGGATAACCTCCCCCGTAAAGCCATCGTCTTTACAAATGAAGGATTTAGTCAGAATGATATGCTAGAAACAGCAAAAAAACTCGCCAAATTAATTGATAAAAAAACAGACAAGGTCACTGAAAGGGACAAACGGGATTTTTGGATTTTATTAAACCCGGAGCGCGCTAATACGAAAATTACCAAACAGGAACTGAAATTATTTTCTGATAATAAGTTAACTGACAATGACCTTTACAGGTTGAAAGTAGAACGTATAACACCACAGGAATTACAGGAGCTTTCAAAAGATGACCTTGAAGTATTAGCCATTTACCGCATTTTTAGCAGTGGATACAAATTCACAACTCAAATGATCAAAAACGAAGGTGTCACTGACAAAGAGTTCGCTGTCGTAAGCGAAAACCTTCCTGAGCTTCCTGGTGTAGACACAACGACAGATTGGGAACGTACCTATCCGTTTGAAAACACCTTGAAAACAGTTTTAGGAAATGTGGATGAAGGACTGCCTGCAGATCAAATTAATTATTATTTAACAAGAGGCTATAACCGTAATGACAGAGTTGGAAAAAGTCAATTAGAGAATCAGTATGAGGATGTACTTCGTGGGATCAAGTCAAAAGTTAAAAATATTACGGATAAAACAGGAACCGTGATTGAAACTCTGCCTATTTATAAAGGAAAAAAAGGAAATGACCTTGTGCTATCAATCGATATGGATTTACAAAAAGCAGTAGACAGAATTATCGAAGAGGAATTATGGAAACTTAAAAGACTGCCCGGTACATACCTTACGGATCGTGCTTATGTTGTGTTAATGAATCCTCATACAGGTGAAGTCCTTGCAATGTCCGGTAAAAAAATAAGCCGAGATAAAGGAACAGGAAAATCAATAATGGAAGATGACGCTCTTGGAACCTTTACCACTACATATAATGTAGGCTCTACTGTAAAAGGAGCTACTATTTTAACAGGGTATAAGACAGGGGCCATTTCAGTTGGAACCATTTTCGATGATGCGGGTATAAAAATTAAAGACACTCCTCTAAAAAAATCATATGAATACTTAGGCACCTTAAACGAAATTGATGCCCTAAAAAAATCATCCAACGTGTATATGTTTCGTACAGCCATTAGAATTGGCAATGGACATTATGAGTATGACAAACCATTAAGGTTGGATACAGATGCCTTTGATACGATTCGAAACTCCTTCGCAGCCTTTGGTCTGGGCTCTAGAACTGGGATTGACCTGCCTAATGAACAAACCGGTTTTAAGGGGGGAAGCAGACTGCCAGGATATCTGCTTGACTTGGTTATCGGGCAGTATGATACGTATTCAACCATGCAGTTGGCACAGTATGTGTCAACAATCGCAAATGGAGGTAATCGCATGCAGGTGCATGTGGTCAAACAAATCCGCCATCCCGTGGACAGTAAAGAAAGCATTGGACCTGTGGCTAGAGACATCAACCCTACGGTGATTAACACGATTGATGCAAAGCGCAACTGGATCTACCGAGTACAAGCAGGATTTAAAAAAGTGATGCAGGAGCCCGGAGGAACCGCTTATAAATATTTCACTGGTGCTTCCTATTCTCCTGCTGGAAAAACTGGAACCGCAGAGGCGTTCTATGATGGACCGCTAAGAAGCAGGTACGGTAAAGAGCCGCCTCCAGTTATGAACTTAAGTCTTGTTAGTTATGCACCCAGCTCCAATCCAGAGGTGGCGATGGCCGTATTAGTCCCTTGGGCTTTCCAAGGGAAAGAAGACAACAAAGCCAATCTAAAAATAGGCCGAAGAGTACTGGATACATATTTTCAAATGAAGAGAAAACCATCATAA
- a CDS encoding (2Fe-2S)-binding protein, translating into MNYSITLHVNGEDHKLNVRAADTLLYTLHEKLGLTGAKPGCLNGDCGACTVNVDGWPMKSCLMLTVEAFGKKVTTIEGLHNTPIQKAFVENFAFQCGYCTPGFIMNCHALLEQHPDADDQTIREWLESNICRCTSYFEIERAVKSVLKRK; encoded by the coding sequence TTGAATTATTCGATTACACTTCATGTAAATGGGGAAGATCACAAATTAAACGTGAGGGCAGCCGATACACTTCTATATACCTTGCATGAAAAGCTTGGATTGACAGGCGCGAAGCCAGGCTGCCTAAACGGTGATTGTGGGGCTTGCACAGTGAATGTTGATGGTTGGCCGATGAAATCATGTTTAATGCTGACAGTGGAAGCGTTTGGAAAAAAAGTAACAACGATTGAGGGGTTACACAATACACCCATTCAGAAGGCGTTTGTTGAGAATTTTGCATTTCAATGCGGTTATTGTACGCCAGGGTTTATTATGAATTGCCATGCATTATTGGAGCAACATCCGGATGCAGATGATCAAACCATAAGGGAATGGCTGGAATCAAATATTTGCCGCTGTACCAGCTATTTTGAAATTGAGAGGGCTGTTAAATCCGTATTGAAGCGCAAATAA
- a CDS encoding response regulator transcription factor, with product MNKVKRILIIEDDKSIAELERDYLEIDGYSVDIALTGDEGLKRALSEEIDLILLDLMLPGTDGFQICKAIRMEKDIPILMVSAKKEDIDKIRGLGLGADDYIVKPFSPSELVARVKAHLARYQRLINKEPQTEMIMVRGLRIDKVSRRVYVNNNEVVFTAKEFDLLTFFALHPDHVFSKEQLFERLWGFDSLGDISTVTVHIRKIREKIEADPSNPQYIETVWGAGYRFKG from the coding sequence GTGAACAAAGTGAAAAGAATCTTAATAATTGAAGATGATAAGAGTATCGCCGAATTGGAACGCGACTATTTAGAAATAGATGGGTATTCGGTTGACATTGCATTAACAGGAGATGAAGGATTAAAAAGAGCTTTATCTGAAGAAATTGATTTAATCCTGCTTGATCTCATGCTCCCAGGGACAGATGGGTTTCAAATTTGCAAAGCCATCAGAATGGAAAAAGATATTCCTATTTTGATGGTCTCAGCCAAGAAAGAAGATATCGATAAAATACGCGGTCTTGGATTAGGTGCAGATGACTATATTGTCAAGCCGTTTAGCCCTAGTGAGCTTGTTGCACGCGTTAAAGCACATCTTGCACGATATCAGCGCTTAATCAATAAGGAACCTCAAACAGAAATGATTATGGTACGCGGTTTGAGGATCGATAAGGTTTCAAGACGGGTTTATGTCAATAATAATGAAGTGGTGTTTACAGCGAAGGAATTTGACCTTTTAACCTTTTTCGCTTTGCATCCTGACCATGTTTTTAGTAAAGAACAACTATTTGAACGTTTATGGGGCTTTGATTCACTTGGGGATATTTCCACTGTCACCGTTCATATTCGTAAAATTCGTGAAAAAATTGAAGCTGACCCATCCAACCCTCAATATATTGAAACGGTCTGGGGGGCTGGATACCGTTTTAAAGGATAA
- a CDS encoding DUF6044 family protein — translation MEKIRKCWQEEKWHIWLASIFLVIYVSPLFILGENSHIRVHDNLDSNIAWYKVLKDSGQLFGGINSVIPQIINGLPRYAFGTEFSGIEWLHNLFPPMVAFSISQVITRVFAFLGMYLLLKRHFVKLDEAFPIRVWVSLAFALTPFWPSGMLSTLGMPLALWAFLTIRDGKQTWKEWLTIVLLPFYSSFVLGFFFFLTAMGLLWLRDLIVKKRFNGMFLSGIALMTVIYLLIEYRLVYSLIFPEEPTNRDEFVESTLGFWSTFRLVFKNYFYGHTHVMTLHTYVIVPLSFLVFFFLKYREKGLLDKRFLSLFILNFVLSVWYAFWFYKGWAPLKAHVSLLRTFNFSRFHFLRPLIIYLMFAVGAYILWKKGKWGKYIVGICLAAQLVVVFSANNEIYYRDAGTPTFKQFYAVEQFKEIADYIGKPKSSYRVASIGLHPAIAQYNGFYTLDTYNNFYPLSYKHQFRKIIAKELDKSPSLKSYFDQWGGRCYLFVAELGKHYEFKKTSKVQIHHLQLDMKVFKKMGGEYIFSSVPILNAEEDGLHFKKAFDQKDSAWKIYLYQVK, via the coding sequence ATGGAGAAAATTCGAAAGTGTTGGCAGGAAGAAAAGTGGCACATTTGGCTGGCATCCATCTTTTTGGTTATATATGTGTCCCCGCTCTTTATTCTTGGTGAAAATTCTCATATCCGTGTTCATGATAATTTGGATTCAAATATTGCATGGTATAAGGTTCTAAAGGATAGCGGACAATTGTTTGGCGGTATCAATTCCGTTATTCCGCAAATCATAAATGGATTGCCAAGATATGCCTTTGGAACGGAATTTAGCGGAATTGAGTGGCTTCATAATCTCTTTCCACCGATGGTCGCATTTTCGATTAGTCAGGTTATTACACGGGTATTTGCTTTTCTTGGGATGTATTTGTTATTGAAAAGGCACTTTGTGAAACTGGACGAAGCCTTTCCAATCCGAGTTTGGGTGTCACTCGCATTTGCGCTTACACCTTTCTGGCCTTCCGGAATGTTAAGTACTTTGGGGATGCCGCTAGCACTTTGGGCATTTTTAACCATAAGGGATGGCAAACAGACATGGAAAGAATGGCTGACAATTGTCCTTCTGCCGTTTTATTCAAGCTTTGTACTAGGGTTTTTCTTCTTCCTGACTGCGATGGGGCTATTATGGCTACGTGATTTGATCGTGAAAAAACGATTTAACGGAATGTTCCTTAGCGGTATTGCCTTAATGACAGTTATTTATCTTTTAATTGAGTATCGTTTGGTCTATTCTTTAATTTTTCCGGAAGAACCGACAAATCGCGATGAGTTTGTAGAATCTACACTTGGATTCTGGAGCACCTTCCGTTTGGTTTTTAAAAATTATTTTTATGGCCATACACATGTTATGACCTTGCATACATACGTAATCGTACCACTTTCTTTTTTGGTATTCTTCTTTTTAAAATACAGAGAAAAAGGTTTACTTGATAAAAGATTTCTTTCATTATTCATTTTGAATTTTGTTCTATCAGTTTGGTATGCCTTTTGGTTCTATAAAGGTTGGGCTCCATTAAAGGCTCATGTGTCCTTACTAAGGACCTTTAATTTTTCCAGGTTTCATTTTTTGAGACCGTTGATTATTTATTTGATGTTTGCCGTTGGTGCCTATATTTTATGGAAAAAAGGCAAATGGGGTAAATACATTGTAGGAATCTGTCTTGCTGCTCAGCTAGTGGTTGTTTTCTCTGCAAATAATGAAATTTATTATCGGGATGCAGGTACGCCGACATTTAAACAATTTTATGCCGTGGAACAATTTAAAGAAATAGCCGATTATATCGGAAAACCAAAAAGCAGTTACCGAGTGGCAAGTATAGGGCTGCATCCGGCGATTGCACAATACAATGGGTTTTACACGCTTGATACGTATAATAATTTCTACCCATTAAGTTATAAGCATCAATTTAGAAAAATTATTGCCAAGGAATTGGACAAGAGTCCTTCATTGAAGAGTTATTTCGATCAATGGGGCGGCAGATGCTATTTATTTGTGGCAGAATTAGGGAAACATTATGAGTTTAAAAAGACATCTAAAGTACAAATTCACCATTTGCAGCTAGATATGAAAGTATTTAAAAAAATGGGTGGTGAGTATATTTTCTCTTCTGTTCCTATTCTTAATGCCGAAGAAGATGGCTTGCATTTTAAAAAAGCATTTGACCAGAAGGATTCTGCCTGGAAGATTTATCTTTACCAGGTTAAATAG
- a CDS encoding carboxypeptidase M32, whose protein sequence is MENPSLQKAMDEFTALDEKITHFTSIIGLTDWDQKVMAPKKGRSVFAKATGTLRTEVFKLMVSEEMGDLLDKLSSVEASAVLSDVTKAKIREYKKYYQKSKRIPANLFQAYSVLTAQANDAWEEARANNDFERYLPYLEKIVQYKREFAEMYGYENHPYDALLDEFEPGLTVEILDPLFAKLRESSVKLLNRIQNNGTRTPSHVFAQKFDIQKQKEFNRFILPIIGFDLDAGRLDETVHPFAQTVTIGDVRLTTRYMENNVRSALFGTIHEAGHGIYEQHINPEFEETVLQSGASFGIHESQSRFLENMVGRSKEFWHYFYPHLQEYFPEQLVNVTVEEFYRAVNSVEPSFIRVEADELTYNLHIMLRYEIEKALIGGEIEPKDLPVIWNKKMQDYLGIVPKTDTEGVLQDVHWSFGGIGYFPSYSLGNLYAAQILHTIQRELPEFYQYIENGRFDLLQEWLKENIHQFGKLYTPGELIVKISGEPLNADYLVRYLEKKYSEVYEL, encoded by the coding sequence ATGGAGAATCCATCTTTACAAAAAGCAATGGATGAATTTACAGCACTTGATGAAAAAATTACTCACTTCACGAGTATTATAGGTTTAACTGACTGGGATCAAAAAGTGATGGCACCGAAAAAAGGCAGATCCGTTTTTGCCAAGGCTACGGGGACATTAAGGACAGAAGTGTTTAAGCTGATGGTATCCGAAGAAATGGGTGACTTGCTTGACAAACTTTCTTCAGTGGAAGCCTCTGCTGTGTTAAGTGACGTGACAAAAGCAAAAATAAGAGAATACAAAAAATACTATCAAAAATCTAAGAGAATTCCTGCGAACCTTTTTCAAGCATACTCAGTTCTCACTGCACAGGCGAATGATGCATGGGAAGAAGCGAGAGCCAATAATGATTTTGAACGATACCTGCCATACCTGGAAAAAATCGTTCAATACAAGCGGGAATTTGCTGAAATGTATGGTTATGAAAACCACCCATATGATGCATTATTAGACGAATTTGAGCCTGGATTAACGGTTGAAATATTGGATCCTTTATTTGCGAAATTGCGAGAATCAAGCGTTAAGCTGTTAAATCGAATACAGAATAATGGAACACGGACACCGTCACATGTATTCGCTCAAAAGTTTGACATACAGAAACAAAAAGAATTCAATCGATTCATTCTTCCGATTATTGGATTTGATCTGGATGCAGGAAGGTTGGATGAAACCGTTCATCCATTCGCTCAAACCGTCACAATTGGCGATGTCCGCTTAACTACGCGATATATGGAAAATAATGTCCGTTCAGCATTGTTTGGTACCATTCATGAAGCAGGACATGGAATTTATGAGCAGCATATCAATCCTGAATTTGAAGAGACGGTCCTACAAAGCGGGGCTTCATTTGGTATTCATGAATCACAATCGAGATTCTTGGAAAACATGGTTGGACGCAGTAAAGAATTTTGGCATTATTTTTATCCACACCTGCAGGAATATTTTCCTGAACAATTAGTAAATGTCACAGTTGAAGAGTTTTATCGCGCAGTTAATTCAGTGGAACCATCTTTCATTCGGGTAGAAGCAGACGAATTAACCTATAATCTTCATATAATGCTCCGATATGAAATTGAAAAAGCTTTAATCGGAGGAGAAATCGAGCCAAAAGACCTTCCGGTTATTTGGAACAAGAAAATGCAAGATTATCTAGGAATTGTTCCGAAAACAGATACGGAAGGCGTCCTGCAGGATGTCCATTGGTCATTTGGCGGCATAGGCTATTTCCCATCCTATTCATTAGGAAATCTATATGCTGCCCAAATCCTTCATACCATTCAAAGAGAACTTCCAGAATTCTACCAATACATTGAAAATGGACGCTTTGATCTCTTGCAGGAATGGTTGAAAGAAAACATCCATCAGTTCGGCAAGCTTTATACGCCTGGAGAGCTAATTGTGAAAATTTCCGGAGAGCCATTAAATGCAGACTATCTTGTCCGCTATTTGGAGAAAAAATACTCAGAAGTATATGAACTATAA